One window of Mucilaginibacter inviolabilis genomic DNA carries:
- a CDS encoding DNA/RNA non-specific endonuclease: MIKIQNLLLGFALVLTIASCSKKSTDTPPTKPGDTTTVKPPVIPSYSITETFEQGKKPGYAAADVTLLTGSWNFNDAVLGNLAADVKDGSWAVRIRAGDIAMNFDINGLNTLYIKHAKYGSDAASVWQLLMSVDGGKTYTQVGNDINENNTTLVTDSFKVSVTGKVRFEIKRTGTSTTNRINIDDITFKGKGDPGIVVGTPDNGGDDGGGSTTAPASTPRDVTAGTDAPPSTGDNSDLLFGNPSNAQSSTASMDNYLIDQKYYTESYNATKGEPNWVSWHLDATNITGASARLNNFAGWASLPANWYMVNDNSYSGSGFDRGHNCPSADRTSSTDANSATFLMTNMIPQAPQNNQQTWGNLENYLREQVVLGNEVYIIMGSYGTGGTGSNGSATTINNGHVNVPSNVWKVAVIIPVGDNDLGRVTASTRVIAVNTPNINSINSDWTKYIVTVKDIELATGYTLLSNLPANVRASLEIKLDSGTSGS, encoded by the coding sequence ATAGCAAGCTGTTCAAAAAAATCAACAGACACGCCGCCTACCAAACCCGGGGACACAACTACGGTTAAACCACCTGTAATTCCATCGTATAGTATCACCGAGACCTTCGAACAAGGTAAGAAACCTGGATACGCTGCGGCAGATGTAACCTTACTTACCGGCAGTTGGAATTTTAATGACGCCGTTTTAGGTAACCTTGCTGCTGATGTAAAAGATGGTTCCTGGGCAGTACGAATACGCGCCGGTGATATCGCTATGAATTTTGATATCAATGGTCTTAACACCTTATATATCAAACATGCCAAATATGGTTCAGACGCCGCTTCAGTTTGGCAACTGTTAATGTCTGTTGATGGGGGTAAAACTTATACACAGGTCGGAAACGATATCAACGAAAACAATACAACACTGGTCACTGACTCGTTTAAGGTAAGTGTGACAGGTAAGGTACGTTTTGAAATTAAGAGAACAGGAACAAGTACTACAAATCGGATAAATATCGATGATATTACCTTTAAAGGTAAAGGTGATCCTGGCATTGTTGTAGGTACGCCCGACAATGGGGGTGACGATGGTGGCGGTTCAACAACAGCTCCTGCATCAACACCAAGAGATGTAACGGCAGGCACGGATGCTCCACCCTCAACTGGCGACAACAGCGACCTGTTATTTGGTAACCCATCGAACGCTCAAAGCAGCACCGCCTCCATGGATAACTATCTTATCGATCAGAAATATTATACAGAATCATACAATGCTACCAAGGGCGAACCGAATTGGGTTAGCTGGCATTTGGATGCTACTAATATCACCGGTGCTTCTGCCAGGTTAAATAACTTTGCAGGCTGGGCAAGCTTGCCGGCAAACTGGTATATGGTTAATGATAACAGTTACTCTGGTAGTGGGTTCGATAGGGGGCATAATTGTCCTTCGGCCGATAGAACAAGTTCAACTGATGCCAATTCAGCTACATTTTTAATGACCAATATGATACCTCAGGCTCCGCAGAATAATCAGCAAACCTGGGGCAACCTGGAAAATTACCTGCGCGAGCAGGTGGTTTTAGGTAACGAGGTATATATTATTATGGGTAGCTACGGTACGGGTGGTACAGGTTCAAATGGATCTGCAACTACCATCAATAATGGTCATGTTAATGTTCCAAGTAATGTATGGAAGGTGGCTGTTATTATACCAGTTGGTGATAATGACCTGGGTCGCGTAACCGCTTCAACAAGAGTTATTGCTGTAAATACCCCCAATATTAACAGTATTAATAGCGATTGGACAAAATATATTGTAACTGTAAAAGATATAGAGCTGGCTACAGGCTATACTTTGTTATCCAATTTGCCGGCTAATGTGAGGGCATCATTGGAAATAAAACTTGATTCTGGAACGTCTGGATCCTGA